The Lutzomyia longipalpis isolate SR_M1_2022 chromosome 2, ASM2433408v1 DNA window tcgcattttcaaaatccaagatggccgccgtccaccattttgaaataccgtcgaccagttcccttaaagctagaggtctgaaattttagtatgttgtagagctcagtgagatgttttcatcaacaaatcatacttgaaaatcggtcaagcggtttagcaaatatggcggcctaaagcaaaaagtgttttttcgatataactcgagaacggcttgaccgattttgaccatcttggtatcaaatgaaaggtattgagaagccctacaactgtctagaacatttcaagttacaaaaacatccgcaagaggcgctaaaaacaaaaacaaaaattgcctaactttaaggggctatatctcccaacatctgttatcgttttcctttaaattttgatatgttgtagcctgactcaatatctttcatcagtccaaaaatgaagaaattctatgttaccgtttagaagatatagccatttgaaaaattcttgaatttgaaaagttctaagagtcatatctcttgaacggattgtccgattttgctcaatttggtatcaaattaaaggttttgcaattttctacaactttctggaacatcagaaaactctaaaaccattccttgaggacaaaaagtccaaaaaactgttttggtcaaacaaaaatccgcaatttcgtgttctggaggtgaccttgaaatgtatcgaaatatatgtcaaattatagcttatttcaatacctttccaaaactagtcaagaaatttctgtatgtgcaatagaacttgaaatataaccatttttgtctttcgaattgatgaatttcattaaaaaaatcaactttgcctactaatactacttaaaaattaaattacaacgcatagactgacccatccgcgttgtggtataccaactctaataactggacgcgttatgattgacttatcTTTATGTTATTAGCAGCTGTAATATTTTAAACAccgaattttgaaaattggatggaaaagaaaaaaagaaaagttttgcacCATGAAAAGGAATTAATACCTGTCTCTGCAATTGCTAAATGTTGACGGTTTTGGAGGTATTTAAAAATTCGTATTAACTAATTCTCGACAAAAAATAGATAATATAACATTTTATGCCATTTAGAGACGACACGAAGAAacgatttaagaaaaaacattgatGTCGGTAGTCCATAAGATAATTACaagagtaataaaaaaaatcaatttatcacACACACAGCAATTAAAATTACTCAACTCCTAATGAATTTGTATGATCCtcgagtattttttttatttacaacaaaataaaagatgtgttagataaaaattacctgattttatatattttctctctctctctatctatCTTATTTCCTGATTAACATTATCGAAGATTGAGCCTTTGTGATCTGAAACATTTGGGCGAACCTCGTAGTTGCAGATTGTTACACCGTGATGATGAGCCTCTGTGAATTCTCCCTTTAGTCCGATGTAGTGAATCTTGGTGGAGTCATCACCAAAATTTCCCGGGAAGTGCAGAGATAGATGGTGGACAGAAGAGAAGACTACGGGCTTTGTGTTGTACTCCACAGAACCATTTGGATCTATTGCTAGCTGAAATTCTTGATCTGCTTTTACGGAAGTCTGATCAAAGGTCATCTTTGGGCGATTCTTGAACCTACAgagaataaatcaaattaataaaatactcTTCACGGTCCAGCTGTGGATGGGATTAACTCACAATCTGAGCTTGTTGGGATGCGTCTCATCATCTGCACCCATTACAATGATTCCTTTCAGCTTAACATTTCCAGTGAATGGGATATTGAAGAGCAGTTCTGGATCAGCGTCACtttctacaattttctccGTATCAAAACGCTCCTCGTAGGatcggaaaattaattttcctacaaaggaaaaatcgaaaaaagcaattaagtgcaatattaattaaataataaatatttctaataaaaCTAACCTGAATTTTCGACGCTCTCATTCAAGCACTCTACATTatctaaatcaatttttgtgtACAAACTATAATTAATGCCAATTTCATTTGGATCCACACCACCGGAAGAGCCATGATTGCAGCAATGGGAGTGAGACATCCTGTTTTAGAAAATCCTCCGGGTAGATCACAAAATTacaaagcaaaatattttatcaaacaaAACAAACcatcaacaaataaattttctttccaatggAATGTCCAAGAAAACGCAGTGGAGAAAATCtgctgaattttttcaaatataatttttagaaaagagATCAGTGAGAAACGAAAGTTTGACTacaagaaagaatattttgctgtttattttaagagaataaataatttaaacaatttaaacttTAGAGCCAGGAAAgtcaagaataaattattatttattagtcACTCAGCATGTCTCTCTTTATGTGTTGCGACATCTGTAAGGACAATAAATCATGTCGTTCTGTCTGAGCGGCTAATCCCTGACAGATCTGTCAAAGTTGTCAAGGAGATTTGTTTATGTTTTGgatttttcgtgttttttgcaaattattcgCTCATCCAGTTGAGGAAAATCCCTTTTCTGGGATTCCCTGCAAGATGTACAAACCGAATTTCTCAAATCTCTTTCCATCGCGAAGCAGCGCCTTCATTTTCACATCATACATTGCATTGTTCGTCAGCCAGGGTAAGAATTTCTTATTCCTcctcaaagatttcttagaattttttatcttttttgcaGGAATTCTGGTTACGGCGTCTCAAAATGAGAAtaataaatacaatttcaaCACGGTAACAGCTGTGCTACTTACCGAATTACTGAAACTTATTGTTTCTGCTTGCCTTTACTGCAAagagtaagtttttttttattctattctaaaattattcttgcatttgaaaatttatctctcCGGAAtcataattctttaatttttatgtaagaaatcaagcataaaatgttcatgaaaaatatgttaaattaTCCGATTAATGAGCGTGTGGGAAGAAAGCTCaaagagtttttcattttggttttaaattcaatttagctCCCACTTTGAatgtttaaattataaaataggattaaaagttaaattattaaaaattcattgcaattttttattttgggaaaGTACCTTCTCAATTGTGgagacaaaattaattttttggcaGGGATTATCCCGTAAAAGGGAGCCCTTCAAAGGGAATTTGATGAGAATGACGAAAAAATGGAACTCACTGCGAAAGTTGCTAAAGGGCCCCTTAtgctaattgaaaaatatttaatttatttgtaagtCAATTAATAAAAGGAATGACATCTTGAATATCAAGAACACGCTCTTATAGATTCCAcattaatttgtgatttatggGAATTTGATATTTCAAACAAAGATTGAATATCAAGTATATCGTAGgctgaacataaaaaattaagcctACATGAAGGTCCAAATATTGATTGGACGATTTGTTAAAGACTTTGAGAAAGGACTTTCTGCTTCAATTGAAATACAAATCAAAACAAactttattcttaaaattcatttattaaatgtCTGCAATGAGAATTCTTTTCGCCTTTGGCTTTATCGCCTCTTGGCACTCGACTGATATCTCAATGGCACATTCAATGTTTATTTTGTGGATCTAACTAGTCCTGTGCTCCTCTAAATCAATAGTATAAATtcctaatttaaaatttcataatgcTAAAgagcatttttattttgaacaaCAATTCAACAGTTTCATAAAAacataatgatttttatgccAATTTCTATGAGCACAGGGTATGGATGGAGAACTTTCTGAGGAAGTTGAGCTTGTTAAGCATATTTTGAGGGAAATTGCCGTGAGCAATATGTTTGGGTACTTCTTCGGTTGTACTATTTACACACAATATTTATGTagtaaaacacaaaaataataagagtGGGAAAGACTGGGGTGGATTAAGTCATGCAAGGGTTAcaaaaataattggaaaaagtATTTCcatcaaaagaattaaaacataataattaggtaacaaataaattaagctGCAAATAAGTTATTCTATTATATAGTActctcaaaaagttttttgtatagtagataaattttaagaaaaaatacactatttttgattaaatgaaaactttttgagtgTAGTGTAGTGTACCaataaggaaaaagaaatttccagtgcaagatatttttatttttttttaagaataataatttattcaattaatttacaaaacaaaatatCAACTGGGGAGACTTCtttattcccttttcttttgtatttttccagCAACCCCTTGAAATCGTTGTGGCGTGAAGTGATTTCGGGTTCAAAAGTGATTGTACTGTATTTTGTGCCAGCTTTTTTGTATTGCCTGTACAACAATTTAGCATTTGTGAATTTATCCAAATTCGATCCGACCACCTACTATCTCTTGCTCCAGTTTCGTGTTGTGATAACAGGTATTCTGtttcaaataatattcaaGAAGTACTTGAGTCGACGGCAGTGGTTCTCCTTGCTCCTCCTTACGGTGGGGTGTATGGTGaagcaaatgaatttttccaaagaCGACGACGACGCAAGTGAACGTGTAGCCAATGCAAAGAACACCTCAGGCTTTGATTTCAGCATTAATGCCGTATTTATCTTAACGCAAACACTCTGCTCATGTCTAGCAGGTGTTTACAATGAGTATCTATTGAAGAGGGAAGACACCAATGTTAATATCTATGTGCAAAAtgttattatgtattttgatTCTATAGTGTGCAATGTTAGTGTGTTGCTCCTTCAAGGGGATCTTGTCGATGCATTTCAGATGGATAGCCTGAGAGCTGTGTTTAGATTTAATGTTATTGTTATAATGATAAACAATGCAGCCATTGGCATAGTCACAAGCTTTTTTCTCAAGTACATGAACTCCATCATAAAGACCTTTGCCAGTGCCCTGGAGCTTTTCTTCACGGCAATCCTTTGCTTCTTCCTCTTTGCAATACCAATACATTTCAATACAATCCTCGCCATTGGGATTGTTTCATTTGCCGTCTTTATGTATTCACAAAATCCCGTTGTGAACCTTCCGGTTGCATCATCCGCCAAAGGTGCAAATATTAGTGATGACACCCAAAAATTACTCATGGCTGAAGAGGgtgaaattaaagaataatcttCTTAGacatttaaatcttttacatttattattttttacacttttttctttactcctGTTGCCCTCTCTTTCCTTGCAAAAACCCTATGCTCTTTGGTTTAAAGGCTGTtacattgaaatgaatttcaagATGAATCTTAACTTAGCAAAAACTTAATGagggaaattgaattttttaaaaaatgacgatgaatttcaatggaaaatatttgaaattttgaagattagaatgaaataattttaattaaaaaatcaattaattgtttattcaGTTTAAATGTAGATTATGAAATCTGATactatgaattaaaaatatttcatagaaaatttctatattttttaaacgatATCTAATTATTCCATAGTtaccatttaatttaaatttcattttttcgcgtCTAATTTTACGCAATGATACGAAAGAGATTTGTTCaggttttatatttttattttcaattaaaataaaatattaggaAAACCATGACAAACAAATTTAGTAATGATTAAATACTCGGAAAAGCATAGAAAAGaatctttggaaataatttttgttgattatCTTATAAgtagaagagatttttttcttcttgactTCATTAATTTGCTGCTATTCTTAtcagcttttaaaaaaaagatattttaaaatttttaagccatTAAGAATATATTTAGAAACATTTGAggatttcattaaatattccaaataagtctttttctttaattttttttaaaaagaatatcaGCAATTCAAACAAAATACCTATTAAAATATGCCGAAATATCTTGTTTAACCCCATGAACCACTAAGGGTTAAATGTTGAAATTATTCCCCATTTATTTTACTTGAATTAACTTGAGAGAAAGTTGCTTTCTAAAgcatctttttattttataaattgacgctacgtatatgtatgtaattcaATAGAgcaattctattttattttcattatattatCTATCATTTATTACCTATATTTTTCTGTGAATACTGACGATAAAATTTTCCCTGGGAAAAGCTGTGAATatatgatataaaaaaatcattcttcaaAATAggatgattgaaaaataaaatatatgaaaagtaattaaattaaataaactatagaatttgaattttctataaattgacgatgaaaatgtaatttttcatatttatatatgcattatattttacaatataCATTACATGTAGGATTCACATTGATAATAAAATGTGGAATTAGCAAAATGTGAAGAACCCGTAAAATATCCTTATATGTAAAGTTTTAAAGGGGGGTAGGTATATGTAAAAGGCTTTGGTAAGAATACGGTGCGCTTTTAAACCTTTCTGTGGTTTTGTATCAAAAGCAAAAGTTTTCTGactcatttgaaattttgcccAGATTTGCCTTTCTATAAATTTACAATCCCCTCCCGCCCCCACACACTCCCCCCTTCTCGCCGAAATCCCTCAGTGATCTTGAGACTTTCTACACACatatttggatttattttattgattgaccaacattaatttttcacccCATAAGAagtctttaaaattatattgtgcaatattatttcaaatatacatatttaggAGTGTTTGTGTGTCAAAGGGTGTTATTATTTTACGAGGTCATAAAGTAATTCGATTATGTGGTgtttaattaatgaaagaatGAAATATGACCAAAATTCCTCCAAATTCTCTTGACCTATTCTCAGGcccaaaaaaccatttttaCATCAACACCCtctcatatatacatatactacCTACTGAAGAAAGTTAATTGCGTAAAAGACTGGTTTTTTGTACAGCGAAATATAAATTGGAAgcaagaaaaggaaaaaaatgtaaattgtaaataaatgtgTAAGAAATtgaccaaataaattatttataactttataaataaatttttcttttctttctgaaaatttacaatttataataatttttttttatcctaatAATACTTACCTTTCTTCGTAAATTATTTGGGAGTAATTTAAGGATATAATTTGTTGTCTCCTCAATCCTTCTCAGTTTTGTTCAAGAAAAGATGCAATTGAGAGCTTGAAAAgtgttgaaaataatttccaagaaGTGAATTCGATAGCCGGAAAAACATCCCTATAAATTCAATCTCCTGAATAAGGCGCCACCCTCAGCGTTTTCATCCCACTACAAAGGTTGTATATAGGGTAGGGTGGTGTAATATGAGGTTCCTATAGTGTCTATTACAAGACATccatttttcttggaattacaaaatatataacataCTTTTACCAATTTATCTCTAaagaaaagggagaaaatgaagaattacCTTCTTAATTAccctaataatattttttattgataatttttggGACATCAAATTAGGATTATGATGATattgctaaaaaatgtatgtaaagcttcttagaaaaaaaaattaaaataaaatacctctataattaattgttttaacaATTAAATGCCTATTTTGTCACTTTAGacatattttcttccaaagtttcttcttctaaaattgTAGATAAGAATTAGAACTAAAATACAAAGAATGCTTTAAAATCTTAATCAATCAAGAAGTGTTAGATATGGCCCTTCTACTTCTCATGAAGGGTAAGTAACCGCGTGTGTGGTTGGATAAGTTGGGTGTTTTGACGCATCACGTGGCGACAATGTGCGGGAAAAAGGCAAATATGAAATTGTTGGGAAATAGGGGGGAAATGTGAGATGGTTCTGTGAGACAGAGGAGATGAGAGAAACAGACGGACAGACGCCACCCGTGGCGCCGcaattctttcatttcacCCTGACtgttttattgaataatcGACCAACGGGGATTTCGGCTGTTCTTCACTATACAGAGCGTTGAAGCACTTGATGGAACATGAGGCGTATGAGAGGCCACTCGAACTGAGCTTTATCTCACAAATGTAGcattttaagcattttattCTGCACTACAACGCGCTCTCAAAGTAATTACTCATCAATATAATCCtcacattttttatgttcttccTTCAGttgatgacattttttttaaagcttcttcAATTAGAAGTACTAAACAATTGAGGGGTAGATGATTAGATTCAATATTAAACtctaattaataaatacatatttccaatcgaaattatttgattttaccTCGTAATGAACACTCAAAGTGAATCATTCGCGCACATTGGAGATTAGAAGGGGACAGTCTAAGGGGCAATAAAAAGTTATCGtttctttattgatttaattagtCTGGGATTGGACTAGACGATTAAAATGGCTAATCATAACTTTTTtatctcttgtttttttcgttaatttgtatttttggcATAAATATGAATGgatagtaaaataatttttacacacAAACTTAAGAATATAGGTtcgatatttttaattttcctcttaaaaaatcaatataaaaaattctatgtgACTTATAACTTCGTCTAGAATTTTGTTGTGAtgtggaaatttaaaattaaaattataaaagattattttgctTTGGTCACTTTATCCTGTCTAATTCAAACCaccgaaaaaaatattttctttgtgatttcattgaaaattaaaagaatgtcATCAACATATaattatgggaaaattaataattttttttatgtggggcatcattttagtacaaaaagaaaatcctttgatatcaaaaattcttttattcatttgcaCCAGTTTTGGTAAAAAATTTTGTCAgctgtgtgattttttttcttttcccagCATTTTTTGCATGTATGCCCCCAAATTGGTCAAACAATTCGAGCACGATTTGatgtaaattgattaaaaagaacGAATATTggctaaaaattgattttcctcctCTCTGTCCTCACGATAATCTCGATTGAAAGGGGGAATGAAAACCCTTTTCGGAAGTGAGTTTTTGAACTTGTTCCCGAATTcgtttgtaaattaattttgtttttatttaaaaataattgagtttttttttctaaatttattttattctaaactCTAAGCTCgatatttaaatattcggTTAAGCACCTTCTTTCAGAGGCTGCGGGAGAAGTCTCCCCCACAccccctgaaaaaaaaacagcagtaaattttcaaaggaaaatttcttaacgGCAGCTTCCCTAATCTACTTTTTCATCTGCACCTGTCTTCGCGTATTGAAAGCTGAAAATAAGTGTCCATAAATTGTATAAAGGACTCACTCAACAATTCTGGGCTGATTTTTAAACAGCGACAAGTCCCTTCACAGcgaattttatgcaaaaactGGGTCCagtggaataaattttctaacgcGATTCACAACagggacatttttttttcttcttaagtttCTTCCACATCACACCATGCAGTGATGAGGTAGAAGTTTGTagtgaatgaaaagaaacaagaaaagagaaaattctgaattgagatttaatttcatattttatctATAACAACTTGTTTATAGTTAAtacagcatttttttctcacaccttTCAGAggttaaacatttttgcacggTAATTAAATTACTTATAGCACACAAgatcaaaatgttttaattgcttctttacacaaatacataatatatagtACATTATATACAATGGAAAAAGGTAACTTGGCTGCTGGGAAGACGAAGCTCTCAGAGGctggataattttattttattaaatatctcTCTAATAAAGACATTAGATGATGTCAGTGAAATTGCAGCACAATGAATTACTATTGTAAATACAGAATATTTAAGTGGAGAACATGCTCTATAAGCTGAAGATGATTTATATGACGACTCGGGTTctacattaaaattattatataagCAATGTtagatgaaaataatttgaatttgcttttttatttaaaagaaaatcctcaacTTACCATGAAATTCAGTTTCGTAACTATTCTTTCGTCCAAATGAATCCGTTGTGTCAATGGTTGGATATCGATCAtggggaaaattgagatggaaGTTCATGTAATTAACATTTGGAGTTCTTGTGGAGTGAATTCGGGGCTTCTCCTCTTCCAAGCTCTTCTCCGTCGACTGAATATAAATGTCGTGTATTGTTGCCAAGCATTTTAActaggaaatattttaatacatagATGTGCAggaattttaaagattatCTTTTaccataaattaattatgctTACCTTTAATTTCCCATCAATAAAATGATGCCTATTTATAACAAATTGTATCCCAATAATGGCCGTTTCTAAAGCATGCTCGTGATTCTTCAGTGGTTTGTGATACTTTACATACGACGGATTAACCTAGCAAAAAGCCACGAAAGATCATTGAGAGCAGGCGGAAGggtaataaagaaatattatacatCTCGTTGCTTATTTTAGGGATGTGTGTACACCGTTTGGGGGCAAATTTACTCACAGGCAAGTTGTTGATGCTCCATGTCAAATTAGCTGCTGGTTTAGAAAGTCTTGAAGTGCAATTTGCACGTACACTATCGCGAACGCGATACTTTGGACGAGTTCCAACAATAGCTGGGAGATGGTGTGGCAACTCTGAAAATTGTTGCAATAATATTTCATACAATACTTATTCTCTTGTACATGAAACGAATTTTTGTGGAGctttacaaaattcaattttcacactAATCcaaattttttcaactttttttttccacacaattgtGCCTTCTCTCAAACTTTTTTCTCGCTTTCTCTCAAACTTGAAATTACGTGTGAATTAAGTCGTAAACTTTAAACTCTAATAGCATATTGCACtaaaacatacatacacaTCTACATATGTTATGTTGAATTTATCGCATGAGGAgctatttctattttattattttggaaggaattttacgataaataattttggataattaggatataaaataaacattagcAACCAAACTTAAAAGCATTATGCAAAActaagaaataattatttgaatacgataaaaaatgaattctaattcttcaatgaatattaaaataaatacgtATGCGCAAGTTTGACAATATCTAGAAGGCCaaaggtgaattttttttttgtttgtaaatgCAGTTAAAAGCAAACTAATCCTGGGAATGTCAGGGCTCaatattacaaattatttgattaGAAATCTGGCACTAGCCATGCAGAAGAAGCACCACAAATTatcttttcattgaaatagagaaaagaagagagttctaaagcataaatttttctatcaatcatttttctttttattatagaattcatttttttaaaaagaaaaacagaaatagttaaataactttgaattattcttgagaatattaacaaaataataaaagtaaaatacattatatttcagcaaaaagaaatcaatcaaGAATGGTCCATCTGTCTGCCTCAATAGAGCTACGAAGGGGAGGGACTTGTGGGTATAACTTTTTGGtaagtttataaaatttcttaagtgctaaaaagaacttttggcTTTCGTGAAtgttgaataataaattatttcatgtAAAAATTGACCTGTTCCCGCGGTATAATAGAACAATGCAGTGAAGTCTTGTGTTAGTTGTGCCAAAGAAAGAAACGTTTGCAATAGTGCAACATAAAATTGGTTCCCCACGGAGAGGATTGGCAAAAGTTCAAAATGTAactgaatttccttttttttttcttttatgtccAATACATAAATTATGCGTTTTATtagttggaattttttttattaaggaaGATATGGGTTAATTATCTACCCATTATTGTTGCGAATTTTCATCGTTGATGcagtaataaaatttcatgaattttcctaatctacagaattaacaaatttttcactCAAGCCCCACACATATTAAACTCTATTGAGAAGcaacaaaaagaataatttttgacaaacatctttggaatttaatccatattggattttttttctttttaaaaagattaaatatcTGTCCGAtttatattgcattttttctgaGTATCTATCGCATCTTCTCTTTATATCTCGTTCATGGTGAGATCTATGAGAAAACCATCCCTGGATATCTTCTCAACtgtgtacatatattttttctcgctGAGAGTGAAAATTTAGCACGTTTTCATTGtatattttgaagatttcatTGAATATCCACGCCACCATTCTacctcattttctttaatttgtacacttaaaaaaagtttaaggTGTAAAGGTTAACTATGCAACTCCTCATCTAATCTTCcttcaagaaaactttcattgttgatttattagttttttttttaataaaaaaagcctaaaacttaataagaaattttcctaacAAAGCATAATCATCTAAAGCAGTGCATTGTTTGCTTAAACATACATACTACACACATATGGTATGTGTAATATCATAATTTACGTGccatattttcattaaattattcttatttgagcaaagaaaaaaaaagaaaaaaaagaagcaaaaaaatgcTAATATAGGAAAAGCAatgaattttggaattttatttttcttgtgaagaaaaatatataagtgAAAGAGAagcaaattggaaaattaccCACCAACTACTTCCATGTCTGCAGAAGAAATAAATGTGTGAAATGAGGGTGCATCTACGGTAACTTCACAGCTGTACCTCCCCGAACTTATGAGTTGAACATCTTCCAGGGTAATGTGGCTTTCGTTGGATAGAGATTTctgcaaatgatttttttccggatgaatctttttttgcatttgtaATTATTTCAGTCTCTTCAATTTGGCACATCTTTGGGAAATTCTTATAATTTCCTATTATTCATTTATGCGGCGAAAAATTAGTTTAGTatacagaatttttattgttgaaattattcaatatatttcttttaagattcaattatttttaggtatttttttaagaatcaatttttgattctCTTTAGTGAGATATTGAGACAATGAATCGACCcaccaaataaatttcttgagGTACGTActtctttgaaagttttcaagTTAAACTCTGTTGTCT harbors:
- the LOC129788456 gene encoding PITH domain-containing protein GA19395; the encoded protein is MSHSHCCNHGSSGGVDPNEIGINYSLYTKIDLDNVECLNESVENSGKLIFRSYEERFDTEKIVESDADPELLFNIPFTGNVKLKGIIVMGADDETHPNKLRLFKNRPKMTFDQTSVKADQEFQLAIDPNGSVEYNTKPVVFSSVHHLSLHFPGNFGDDSTKIHYIGLKGEFTEAHHHGVTICNYEVRPNVSDHKGSIFDNVNQEIR
- the LOC129788430 gene encoding UDP-galactose transporter senju, which encodes MFWIFRVFCKLFAHPVEENPFSGIPCKMYKPNFSNLFPSRSSAFIFTSYIALFVSQGILVTASQNENNKYNFNTVTAVLLTELLKLIVSACLYCKDNPLKSLWREVISGSKVIVLYFVPAFLYCLYNNLAFVNLSKFDPTTYYLLLQFRVVITGILFQIIFKKYLSRRQWFSLLLLTVGCMVKQMNFSKDDDDASERVANAKNTSGFDFSINAVFILTQTLCSCLAGVYNEYLLKREDTNVNIYVQNVIMYFDSIVCNVSVLLLQGDLVDAFQMDSLRAVFRFNVIVIMINNAAIGIVTSFFLKYMNSIIKTFASALELFFTAILCFFLFAIPIHFNTILAIGIVSFAVFMYSQNPVVNLPVASSAKGANISDDTQKLLMAEEGEIKE
- the LOC129788434 gene encoding uncharacterized protein LOC129788434, producing MNTILNYHHKIRVLLLVSIFADMVNSLRDVYVTVPNAVRRGDTTLLICHYDLEGDALYSVKWYKGRQEFYGYTPKEMPTMKIFSIAGISIIKSLSNESHITLEDVQLISSGRYSCEVTVDAPSFHTFISSADMEVVELPHHLPAIVGTRPKYRVRDSVRANCTSRLSKPAANLTWSINNLPVNPSYVKYHKPLKNHEHALETAIIGIQFVINRHHFIDGKLKLKCLATIHDIYIQSTEKSLEEEKPRIHSTRTPNVNYMNFHLNFPHDRYPTIDTTDSFGRKNSYETEFHEPESSYKSSSAYRACSPLKYSVFTIVIHCAAISLTSSNVFIREIFNKIKLSSL